The Punica granatum isolate Tunisia-2019 chromosome 4, ASM765513v2, whole genome shotgun sequence genome has a window encoding:
- the LOC116205131 gene encoding BRASSINOSTEROID INSENSITIVE 1-associated receptor kinase 1-like isoform X2, producing the protein MFKEAHDLIIMFLLSGINPVSSLRKISQFPSSKMIGRAFLVLLWLDVQLQSLLGVAGNLESDALIEFKNVLYSPNDVLQSWDSSLADPCTWFHVTCNNENSVTRVDLGNANLTGQLVAALGKLPNLQYLELYGNRLSGTIPDEFGNLTKLVTLDLYSNNLIGPIPNSFGNLQLLGYLRLNNNSLSGSIPRSLTSVNALQVLDLSHNNLEGIVPIDGSFSKFTNLSFQGNKQLSYAPSPPPPPPAATSSPPSRINKTRIIAGGVAAGAALLFAAPTLLICLWRRSSPPVHFFDIPGEEEPEVHFGQLKKFSLRELQVATDNFSPKNILGRGGFGKVYKGRLAEGSLVAVKRLKEEHSQGGELQFQTELEMISLAVHRNLLKLIGFCMTPTERLLVYPYMANGSVASRLRAIECRDSQPPLGWPTRKHIALGAARGLAYLHEQCNPKIIHRDVKAANILLDEDFEPVVGDFGLAKLMHYRDTHVTTAVRGTIGHIAPEYLSTGVASDKTDVFGYGIMLLEILTGQRAFDLARLADDEDVMLLDWVKGLLRERRLEVLIDSDIQGNYVEEEVEQLIQVALLCTQVNGNERPKMSKVVGMLEGEGLAERWEEWQKEEMLQASNRQNQQNTYPFHPNSTSRILADELSGPR; encoded by the exons ATGTTCAAGGAAGCTCATGATTTAATCATCATGTTCCTGCTTTCCGGGATTAATCCCGTCTCTTCTCTCCGAAAAATCTCTCAATTCCCTTCGTCAAAGATGATCGGGAGGGCCTTCCTAGTTCTTCTTTGGTTGGACGTTCAGCTACAATCTCTGCTCGGAGTTGCTGGTAACCTTGAAA GTGATGCATTGATTGAGTTCAAGAACGTGTTATATAGCCCAAATGATGTTCTGCAGAGTTGGGATTCTAGCCTTGCCGATCCTTGCACATGGTTTCATGTGACCTGCAACAATGAAAACAGCGTGACACGGGT TGATCTCGGGAATGCAAATTTAACGGGTCAATTGGTTGCTGCACTTGGGAAGCTCCCGAATCTGCAGTATTT GGAACTCTATGGTAACAGGTTAAGTGGCACAATACCAGATGAGTTTGGGAACTTGACAAAGTTGGTGACACTGGATCTTTACTCGAACAACTTAATCGGTCCCATACCAAACTCCTTTGGGAATCTACAATTGCTCGGATACCT GCGTCTGAACAATAACAGCTTGAGCGGTTCCATCCCCAGGTCTCTAACCAGCGTAAACGCATTACAAGTGCT TGATCTTTCGCACAACAACCTCGAGGGAATCGTTCCAATCGATGGCTCTTTCTCGAAATTCACTAATCTCAG TTTTCAAGGTAATAAGCAGCTCAGTTATGCTCCGAGCCCTCCACCCCCTCCGCCGGCTGCCACATCTTCTCCTCCAT CTAGAATAAATAAAACGAGAATTATTGCTGGAGGAGTCGCCGCCGGTGCAGCCCTTCTCTTTGCTGCTCCCACACTTTTGATTTGCCTCTGGAGAAGAAGCAGCCCGCCTGTTCATTTCTTCGATATACCAG GGGAAGAGGAACCCGAAGTTCATTTTGGACAGCTCAAAAAGTTCTCATTGCGTGAGCTGCAAGTTGCAACTGATAACTTCAGCCCAAAGAACATTCTGGGAAGAGGCGGGTTTGGGAAGGTTTATAAGGGACGTTTGGCTGAAGGGTCACTGGTAGCAGTGAAGAGGCTAAAGGAGGAGCATTCTCAGGGTGGGGAGTTGCAGTTCCAAACAGAGCTCGAAATGATCAGCTTGGCTGTTCACCGCAATCTTCTCAAACTAATCGGGTTTTGCATGACTCCAACGGAACGGTTGCTTGTTTATCCATATATGGCCAATGGAAGTGTAGCTTCGCGTCTCAGAG CAATTGAGTGCCGAGATTCACAGCCTCCACTCGGATGGCCTACCCGGAAGCACATAGCACTTGGGGCAGCAAGAGGGCTAGCCTACCTGCACGAACAGTGTAACCCAAAGATCATCCACCGCGACGTGAAGGCAGCAAACATATTACTGGACGAGGATTTCGAACCAGTTGTGGGAGATTTTGGGCTAGCAAAGCTCATGCACTACAGAGACACTCATGTAACTACAGCTGTCCGCGGCACGATCGGTCACATCGCCCCAGAGTACCTCTCCACGGGAGTTGCGTCCGATAAGACTGATGTGTTCGGCTATGGGATAATGTTGCTTGAAATTCTTACTGGGCAGAGAGCATTTGATCTTGCCCGGCTTGCCGATGATGAGGATGTCATGTTGCTTGACTGG GTAAAAGGACTcctgagagagaggagattgGAAGTCCTGATAGATTCCGATATTCAAGGAAACTACGTCGAAGAAGAGGTGGAGCAACTGATCCAAGTCGCTCTACTGTGCACGCAAGTTAATGGAAACGAGAGGCCAAAAATGTCCAAGGTGGTCGGGATGCTCGAAGGAGAGGGCTTAGCAGAAAGGTGGGAGGAGTGGCAGAAAGAGGAAATGCTTCAAGCCTCAAACAGACAGAACCAGCAAAACACTTACCCGTTCCATCCCAACTCCACTTCCCGCATTCTTGCAGATGAATTGTCCGGTCCCAGATGA
- the LOC116205131 gene encoding BRASSINOSTEROID INSENSITIVE 1-associated receptor kinase 1-like isoform X3: MFKEAHDLIIMFLLSGINPVSSLRKISQFPSSKMIGRAFLVLLWLDVQLQSLLGVAGNLESDALIEFKNVLYSPNDVLQSWDSSLADPCTWFHVTCNNENSVTRVDLGNANLTGQLVAALGKLPNLQYLELYGNRLSGTIPDEFGNLTKLVTLDLYSNNLIGPIPNSFGNLQLLGYLSLTSVNALQVLDLSHNNLEGIVPIDGSFSKFTNLSFQGNKQLSYAPSPPPPPPAATSSPPSARINKTRIIAGGVAAGAALLFAAPTLLICLWRRSSPPVHFFDIPGEEEPEVHFGQLKKFSLRELQVATDNFSPKNILGRGGFGKVYKGRLAEGSLVAVKRLKEEHSQGGELQFQTELEMISLAVHRNLLKLIGFCMTPTERLLVYPYMANGSVASRLRAIECRDSQPPLGWPTRKHIALGAARGLAYLHEQCNPKIIHRDVKAANILLDEDFEPVVGDFGLAKLMHYRDTHVTTAVRGTIGHIAPEYLSTGVASDKTDVFGYGIMLLEILTGQRAFDLARLADDEDVMLLDWVKGLLRERRLEVLIDSDIQGNYVEEEVEQLIQVALLCTQVNGNERPKMSKVVGMLEGEGLAERWEEWQKEEMLQASNRQNQQNTYPFHPNSTSRILADELSGPR, from the exons ATGTTCAAGGAAGCTCATGATTTAATCATCATGTTCCTGCTTTCCGGGATTAATCCCGTCTCTTCTCTCCGAAAAATCTCTCAATTCCCTTCGTCAAAGATGATCGGGAGGGCCTTCCTAGTTCTTCTTTGGTTGGACGTTCAGCTACAATCTCTGCTCGGAGTTGCTGGTAACCTTGAAA GTGATGCATTGATTGAGTTCAAGAACGTGTTATATAGCCCAAATGATGTTCTGCAGAGTTGGGATTCTAGCCTTGCCGATCCTTGCACATGGTTTCATGTGACCTGCAACAATGAAAACAGCGTGACACGGGT TGATCTCGGGAATGCAAATTTAACGGGTCAATTGGTTGCTGCACTTGGGAAGCTCCCGAATCTGCAGTATTT GGAACTCTATGGTAACAGGTTAAGTGGCACAATACCAGATGAGTTTGGGAACTTGACAAAGTTGGTGACACTGGATCTTTACTCGAACAACTTAATCGGTCCCATACCAAACTCCTTTGGGAATCTACAATTGCTCGGATACCT GTCTCTAACCAGCGTAAACGCATTACAAGTGCT TGATCTTTCGCACAACAACCTCGAGGGAATCGTTCCAATCGATGGCTCTTTCTCGAAATTCACTAATCTCAG TTTTCAAGGTAATAAGCAGCTCAGTTATGCTCCGAGCCCTCCACCCCCTCCGCCGGCTGCCACATCTTCTCCTCCAT CAGCTAGAATAAATAAAACGAGAATTATTGCTGGAGGAGTCGCCGCCGGTGCAGCCCTTCTCTTTGCTGCTCCCACACTTTTGATTTGCCTCTGGAGAAGAAGCAGCCCGCCTGTTCATTTCTTCGATATACCAG GGGAAGAGGAACCCGAAGTTCATTTTGGACAGCTCAAAAAGTTCTCATTGCGTGAGCTGCAAGTTGCAACTGATAACTTCAGCCCAAAGAACATTCTGGGAAGAGGCGGGTTTGGGAAGGTTTATAAGGGACGTTTGGCTGAAGGGTCACTGGTAGCAGTGAAGAGGCTAAAGGAGGAGCATTCTCAGGGTGGGGAGTTGCAGTTCCAAACAGAGCTCGAAATGATCAGCTTGGCTGTTCACCGCAATCTTCTCAAACTAATCGGGTTTTGCATGACTCCAACGGAACGGTTGCTTGTTTATCCATATATGGCCAATGGAAGTGTAGCTTCGCGTCTCAGAG CAATTGAGTGCCGAGATTCACAGCCTCCACTCGGATGGCCTACCCGGAAGCACATAGCACTTGGGGCAGCAAGAGGGCTAGCCTACCTGCACGAACAGTGTAACCCAAAGATCATCCACCGCGACGTGAAGGCAGCAAACATATTACTGGACGAGGATTTCGAACCAGTTGTGGGAGATTTTGGGCTAGCAAAGCTCATGCACTACAGAGACACTCATGTAACTACAGCTGTCCGCGGCACGATCGGTCACATCGCCCCAGAGTACCTCTCCACGGGAGTTGCGTCCGATAAGACTGATGTGTTCGGCTATGGGATAATGTTGCTTGAAATTCTTACTGGGCAGAGAGCATTTGATCTTGCCCGGCTTGCCGATGATGAGGATGTCATGTTGCTTGACTGG GTAAAAGGACTcctgagagagaggagattgGAAGTCCTGATAGATTCCGATATTCAAGGAAACTACGTCGAAGAAGAGGTGGAGCAACTGATCCAAGTCGCTCTACTGTGCACGCAAGTTAATGGAAACGAGAGGCCAAAAATGTCCAAGGTGGTCGGGATGCTCGAAGGAGAGGGCTTAGCAGAAAGGTGGGAGGAGTGGCAGAAAGAGGAAATGCTTCAAGCCTCAAACAGACAGAACCAGCAAAACACTTACCCGTTCCATCCCAACTCCACTTCCCGCATTCTTGCAGATGAATTGTCCGGTCCCAGATGA
- the LOC116205131 gene encoding BRASSINOSTEROID INSENSITIVE 1-associated receptor kinase 1-like isoform X1 — protein sequence MFKEAHDLIIMFLLSGINPVSSLRKISQFPSSKMIGRAFLVLLWLDVQLQSLLGVAGNLESDALIEFKNVLYSPNDVLQSWDSSLADPCTWFHVTCNNENSVTRVDLGNANLTGQLVAALGKLPNLQYLELYGNRLSGTIPDEFGNLTKLVTLDLYSNNLIGPIPNSFGNLQLLGYLRLNNNSLSGSIPRSLTSVNALQVLDLSHNNLEGIVPIDGSFSKFTNLSFQGNKQLSYAPSPPPPPPAATSSPPSARINKTRIIAGGVAAGAALLFAAPTLLICLWRRSSPPVHFFDIPGEEEPEVHFGQLKKFSLRELQVATDNFSPKNILGRGGFGKVYKGRLAEGSLVAVKRLKEEHSQGGELQFQTELEMISLAVHRNLLKLIGFCMTPTERLLVYPYMANGSVASRLRAIECRDSQPPLGWPTRKHIALGAARGLAYLHEQCNPKIIHRDVKAANILLDEDFEPVVGDFGLAKLMHYRDTHVTTAVRGTIGHIAPEYLSTGVASDKTDVFGYGIMLLEILTGQRAFDLARLADDEDVMLLDWVKGLLRERRLEVLIDSDIQGNYVEEEVEQLIQVALLCTQVNGNERPKMSKVVGMLEGEGLAERWEEWQKEEMLQASNRQNQQNTYPFHPNSTSRILADELSGPR from the exons ATGTTCAAGGAAGCTCATGATTTAATCATCATGTTCCTGCTTTCCGGGATTAATCCCGTCTCTTCTCTCCGAAAAATCTCTCAATTCCCTTCGTCAAAGATGATCGGGAGGGCCTTCCTAGTTCTTCTTTGGTTGGACGTTCAGCTACAATCTCTGCTCGGAGTTGCTGGTAACCTTGAAA GTGATGCATTGATTGAGTTCAAGAACGTGTTATATAGCCCAAATGATGTTCTGCAGAGTTGGGATTCTAGCCTTGCCGATCCTTGCACATGGTTTCATGTGACCTGCAACAATGAAAACAGCGTGACACGGGT TGATCTCGGGAATGCAAATTTAACGGGTCAATTGGTTGCTGCACTTGGGAAGCTCCCGAATCTGCAGTATTT GGAACTCTATGGTAACAGGTTAAGTGGCACAATACCAGATGAGTTTGGGAACTTGACAAAGTTGGTGACACTGGATCTTTACTCGAACAACTTAATCGGTCCCATACCAAACTCCTTTGGGAATCTACAATTGCTCGGATACCT GCGTCTGAACAATAACAGCTTGAGCGGTTCCATCCCCAGGTCTCTAACCAGCGTAAACGCATTACAAGTGCT TGATCTTTCGCACAACAACCTCGAGGGAATCGTTCCAATCGATGGCTCTTTCTCGAAATTCACTAATCTCAG TTTTCAAGGTAATAAGCAGCTCAGTTATGCTCCGAGCCCTCCACCCCCTCCGCCGGCTGCCACATCTTCTCCTCCAT CAGCTAGAATAAATAAAACGAGAATTATTGCTGGAGGAGTCGCCGCCGGTGCAGCCCTTCTCTTTGCTGCTCCCACACTTTTGATTTGCCTCTGGAGAAGAAGCAGCCCGCCTGTTCATTTCTTCGATATACCAG GGGAAGAGGAACCCGAAGTTCATTTTGGACAGCTCAAAAAGTTCTCATTGCGTGAGCTGCAAGTTGCAACTGATAACTTCAGCCCAAAGAACATTCTGGGAAGAGGCGGGTTTGGGAAGGTTTATAAGGGACGTTTGGCTGAAGGGTCACTGGTAGCAGTGAAGAGGCTAAAGGAGGAGCATTCTCAGGGTGGGGAGTTGCAGTTCCAAACAGAGCTCGAAATGATCAGCTTGGCTGTTCACCGCAATCTTCTCAAACTAATCGGGTTTTGCATGACTCCAACGGAACGGTTGCTTGTTTATCCATATATGGCCAATGGAAGTGTAGCTTCGCGTCTCAGAG CAATTGAGTGCCGAGATTCACAGCCTCCACTCGGATGGCCTACCCGGAAGCACATAGCACTTGGGGCAGCAAGAGGGCTAGCCTACCTGCACGAACAGTGTAACCCAAAGATCATCCACCGCGACGTGAAGGCAGCAAACATATTACTGGACGAGGATTTCGAACCAGTTGTGGGAGATTTTGGGCTAGCAAAGCTCATGCACTACAGAGACACTCATGTAACTACAGCTGTCCGCGGCACGATCGGTCACATCGCCCCAGAGTACCTCTCCACGGGAGTTGCGTCCGATAAGACTGATGTGTTCGGCTATGGGATAATGTTGCTTGAAATTCTTACTGGGCAGAGAGCATTTGATCTTGCCCGGCTTGCCGATGATGAGGATGTCATGTTGCTTGACTGG GTAAAAGGACTcctgagagagaggagattgGAAGTCCTGATAGATTCCGATATTCAAGGAAACTACGTCGAAGAAGAGGTGGAGCAACTGATCCAAGTCGCTCTACTGTGCACGCAAGTTAATGGAAACGAGAGGCCAAAAATGTCCAAGGTGGTCGGGATGCTCGAAGGAGAGGGCTTAGCAGAAAGGTGGGAGGAGTGGCAGAAAGAGGAAATGCTTCAAGCCTCAAACAGACAGAACCAGCAAAACACTTACCCGTTCCATCCCAACTCCACTTCCCGCATTCTTGCAGATGAATTGTCCGGTCCCAGATGA
- the LOC116205130 gene encoding beta-xylosidase/alpha-L-arabinofuranosidase 2-like has translation MCSPYLTIQSRRRPNPSFSLVSSFGGQSMASRNRGLCFSSSVLLCLALCLGSGWLAPSWVSAQTPVFACDVESTPSLAGFPFCNASLGVPDRVADLVQRLTLQEKIGFLVNAAGAVSRLGIPKYEWWSEALHGVSYVGPGTRFSSLVPGATSFPQVILTAASFNATLFEAIGKVVSTEARAMHNVGLAGLTFWSPNINIFRDPRWGRGQETPGEDPLLSSKYGAGYIRGLQQSDDSDPDRLKVAACCKHYTAYDLDNWKGVDRYHFNAIVTQQDLDDTFQPPFKSCVIDGNVASVMCSYNQVNGKPTCADPDLLAGVIRGQWKLNGYIVSDCDSVDVLYNSQHYTKTPEEAAAASILAGLDLNCGSFLGQHTQAAVTAGLLDEAAINKAISNNFATLMRLGFFDGDPRKQLYGKLGPADVCTPENQELARDAARQGIVLLKNAEGSLPLASSSIKSLAVIGPNANVTKTMIGNYEGTPCKYVTPFQGLTAYAPTTYAPGCANVACSAAQLDDAKKIAASADATVLVMGADQSIEAESRDRVDLLLPGQQSLLISEVANVSKGPVILVIMSGGGMDIQFAKDNNKITSILWVGYPGEAGGVAIADIIFGVYNPSGRLPMTWYPQSYVDKVPMTNMNMRPDPATGYPGRTYRFYTGDTVFSFGDGLSYSKFTHHLDEAPELVSVPLELNHACKLSDKCKSVDAVEQICGNLGFDINLRVKNSGMMSGSHTVFFLSSPPSVHGSPRKHLLGFDKVFVDARGETPVSFRVDVCKHLSVVDEVGARKIALGQHVLHIGDLQHSFSVGV, from the exons ATGTGTTCGCCTTATTTAACAATTCAATCGCGTAGGAGACCGAACCCGTCCTTTTCTCTCGTCTCGTCTTTCGGAGGTCAGTCGATGGCCTCGAGAAACAGAGGACTCTGTTTCAGCTCCTCTGTTTTGCTCTGTCTCGCCCTCTGCCTCGGCTCTGGTTGGTTGGCCCCTTCCTGGGTCTCCGCCCAGACGCCCGTCTTCGCCTGCGATGTCGAGTCGACCCCGAGCTTGGCGGGGTTCCCGTTCTGCAATGCCAGCCTGGGGGTCCCGGATAGGGTCGCCGACTTGGTCCAGCGGCTGACCCTGCAGGAGAAGATTGGGTTCTTGGTGAACGCTGCTGGGGCGGTCAGCAGACTCGGGATACCCAAGTACGAGTGGTGGTCCGAGGCTCTACACGGGGTCTCCTACGTCGGCCCTGGAACCCGGTTCTCTAGCTTAGTCCCTGGAGCCACTAGCTTCCCTCAGGTTATCCTCACAGCAGCTTCATTCAATGCCACACTGTTCGAAGCCATTGGAAAG GTGGTTTCAACCGAAGCGCGAGCAATGCACAATGTAGGGCTGGCGGGCCTCACGTTCTGGTCCCCGAACATTAACATATTCCGGGACCCAAGATGGGGAAGAGGGCAGGAGACTCCCGGAGAGGACCCGTTGCTCTCCAGCAAGTATGGGGCAGGTTACATCAGAGGCCTGCAGCAGAGCGATGATAGTGATCCAGACCGGCTCAAGGTCGCCGCCTGCTGCAAGCATTACACGGCGTATGACTTGGATAACTGGAAGGGAGTCGACCGATACCACTTCAATGCCATT GTGACTCAACAAGACTTGGATGATACGTTCCAACCGCCATTCAAGAGCTGTGTTATCGACGGGAATGTCGCGAGTGTTATGTGTTCGTACAACCAAGTTAATGGCAAGCCCACCTGTGCAGACCCGGATCTTCTCGCCGGAGTGATTCGGGGCCAATGGAAACTGAATGG CTACATCGTTTCCGACTGCGACTCGGTGGATGTGTTATATAACTCCCAGCACTACACCAAGACGCCAGAAGAGGCTGCTGCTGCGTCTATTTTGGCAg GGCTGGACCTGAACTGCGGCTCATTCCTCGGCCAGCACACGCAGGCAGCGGTGACCGCCGGCCTCCTGGACGAGGCCGCCATCAACAAGGCCATCTCGAACAACTTCGCCACCTTGATGCGGCTGGGCTTCTTCGACGGCGACCCGAGGAAGCAGCTCTACGGCAAGCTCGGACCCGCGGACGTGTGCACGCCAGAGAACCAGGAGCTCGCCCGCGACGCCGCGAGGCAGGGGATCGTGCTGCTCAAGAACGCGGAAGGCTCCTTGCCCCTCGCCTCGTCGTCGATCAAATCCCTAGCGGTGATCGGACCCAACGCTAACGTCACCAAGACCATGATCGGGAACTACGAAG GTACTCCCTGCAAGTACGTCACACCCTTTCAAGGCCTAACTGCGTATGCTCCGACCACCTACGCTCCGGGATGCGCCAATGTGGCATGCAGCGCGGCCCAGCTTGATGACGCGAAGAAGATTGCGGCCTCGGCTGATGCCACGGTTCTTGTAATGGGCGCTGATCAATCCATCGAGGCTGAGAGTCGGGACAGGGTCGACCTCCTTCTCCCAGGGCAGCAGTCGCTCCTGATATCGGAAGTCGCAAATGTGTCGAAAGGACCAGTCATCCTTGTGATCATGTCCGGAGGTGGAATGGACATTCAGTTCGCAAAGGATAACAATAAGATTACGAGCATCTTGTGGGTCGGCTACCCTGGCGAAGCCGGAGGAGTTGCGATAGCCGACATAATTTTCGGGGTCTACAACCCAA GTGGAAGACTCCCTATGACATGGTACCCGCAATCGTACGTGGACAAGGTCCCCATGACAAACATGAACATGAGACCGGACCCAGCCACGGGCTACCCAGGGCGGACATACCGGTTCTACACTGGTGACACTGTCTTTTCATTTGGTGATGGGCTTAGCTATTCGAAGTTCACCCACCACCTTGATGAGGCACCAGAGCTGGTCTCTGTCCCGTTAGAGTTGAATCACGCTTGCAAATTATCTGACAAGTGCAAGTCCGTAGATGCTGTTGAACAGATATGTGGAAACCTAGGATTCGACATCAACTTGCGGGTCAAGAACTCGGGAATGATGAGCGGGAGTCACACGGTGTTCTTTTTGAGCAGCCCGCCCTCAGTTCATGGGTCGCCAAGGAAACACCTGCTGGGCTTTGACAAGGTCTTTGTCGATGCCCGCGGCGAGACACCGGTGAGTTTCAGGGTGGACGTGTGCAAGCACCTCAGCGTGGTCGATGAGGTCGGGGCCCGGAAGATCGCGCTAGGGCAACACGTGCTTCACATAGGGGACTTGCAACATTCGTTCAGCGTGGGggtttaa